A single genomic interval of Nitrospirota bacterium harbors:
- a CDS encoding TldD/PmbA family protein — MPMLHQDELAELVLKRVVASGAEYGDIRILDSTTQTIRGEDRRIDSIRDMQDRGFGIRVLYHGAWGFAASSVLSLEEAPRVADLAIEIAKGSASMAIDKVTLADEPVHRDRIVTARRIDPFAVSLEQKTALLLETMEYVHRQAGVVRSSASLWARRDRKLFVSTEGSRLEFDLLAVSGEYDATAIHDGRFASRSFNTPHLRMGYELIEDANFLAEAPRIASQAVEKVKAPTTEPGLYDLVLDPEHLSLTMHESCGHPSELDRALGYEANYAGTSFLTTEKRGTFRYGSPPVNLVADNCEPETLAATGYDDDGVACQQWDIVRNGIFVGYCTNREVAPMIGETRSRGSNRADSWGSVPIVRIANIGLEPGDATLDELLADVKRGIYIEGHGSFSIDQRRYNFQFGGDAFWLIENGKRTHMVRDVIYHGITPEFWGSCDGVADRSHRRRYGFITCGKGQPGQSGWMSHPASHARFRNVQVIGGQAGS; from the coding sequence ATGCCCATGCTTCATCAAGACGAACTCGCCGAACTGGTACTTAAACGCGTGGTGGCTTCCGGAGCCGAGTACGGCGATATTCGCATCCTCGACAGCACAACCCAGACCATTCGTGGCGAAGACCGGCGCATCGACTCCATTCGGGATATGCAGGATAGAGGGTTCGGGATCCGCGTCCTCTATCACGGGGCCTGGGGCTTTGCGGCCAGTTCGGTCCTGTCGCTGGAAGAAGCCCCTCGTGTGGCTGATCTGGCGATCGAGATCGCCAAAGGCTCTGCGTCGATGGCGATCGACAAGGTGACGCTTGCCGATGAGCCGGTCCATCGAGACCGTATTGTGACGGCCAGGCGGATCGATCCCTTTGCCGTCTCGCTTGAACAGAAAACTGCATTGCTGCTCGAGACGATGGAATATGTCCATCGGCAGGCCGGTGTCGTACGGAGCAGCGCGAGTCTGTGGGCTCGCCGGGACCGCAAGCTCTTTGTCTCGACCGAAGGCTCGCGTCTGGAGTTCGACCTCCTGGCCGTGAGCGGCGAGTACGATGCGACGGCGATTCATGACGGGCGGTTCGCATCGCGGAGTTTCAATACGCCGCATCTTCGGATGGGTTATGAATTGATCGAAGACGCCAATTTCCTCGCCGAGGCTCCGCGCATCGCGTCTCAAGCCGTCGAAAAAGTAAAGGCGCCTACCACCGAGCCGGGCCTCTACGATCTCGTCCTTGATCCTGAGCACCTCTCGCTCACCATGCATGAATCCTGTGGTCATCCGAGCGAGCTCGACCGTGCGCTCGGCTACGAGGCCAACTATGCCGGCACCAGCTTTCTCACGACCGAGAAGCGAGGAACCTTTCGATACGGTTCTCCGCCCGTGAATCTTGTGGCCGATAACTGCGAACCGGAGACCCTTGCCGCGACCGGGTACGACGACGATGGTGTGGCCTGCCAGCAATGGGACATTGTGCGCAACGGCATTTTCGTCGGCTACTGCACGAACCGCGAAGTGGCGCCGATGATCGGCGAGACGCGCTCGCGCGGGTCCAATCGGGCGGACAGTTGGGGCAGCGTGCCGATCGTTCGCATCGCCAACATCGGCCTGGAGCCAGGCGATGCCACCCTCGATGAGCTGCTGGCCGATGTGAAAAGGGGTATCTATATCGAAGGCCACGGATCCTTCAGCATCGATCAACGACGCTATAATTTCCAATTCGGCGGCGATGCCTTTTGGCTGATTGAAAACGGGAAGCGGACTCATATGGTTCGCGATGTCATTTACCATGGGATCACGCCGGAGTTCTGGGGCAGTTGCGACGGGGTCGCCGACCGGTCGCACCGCCGGCGGTACGGGTTCATCACGTGTGGCAAGGGTCAGCCCGGCCAGTCCGGCTGGATGAGCCATCCGGCCTCTCACGCACGATTCCGCAACGTGCAGGTCATCGGAGGGCAAGCGGGATCATGA
- a CDS encoding transcriptional regulator has protein sequence MISPGQTPRQRIIELITGTRLSSYQLAQMLGIPERQIEEHLPHVVKTVARDPSRRFILEPSVCPDCEFIFRDRRKLNRPSRCPTCRSEGITAPRYGIEPI, from the coding sequence ATGATCTCTCCCGGGCAGACGCCACGACAGCGCATCATCGAACTGATCACCGGTACCAGACTGTCATCATACCAGCTGGCCCAGATGCTGGGCATCCCGGAACGCCAAATCGAGGAACATCTCCCTCACGTCGTGAAAACGGTGGCTCGAGATCCGTCGCGCCGATTCATCCTCGAACCCTCCGTCTGCCCCGATTGCGAGTTCATCTTTCGCGATCGACGAAAACTGAACAGGCCGAGCCGTTGCCCTACATGCCGCAGCGAAGGCATTACCGCTCCTCGATATGGGATTGAGCCGATCTAG